A single genomic interval of Rhea pennata isolate bPtePen1 chromosome 5, bPtePen1.pri, whole genome shotgun sequence harbors:
- the FADS2 gene encoding acyl-CoA 6-desaturase, giving the protein MGKGGEKGEESGEREAQLRFYTWEEIQKHNLRTDKWLVIERKVYNVTKWANRHPGGHRVISHCAGEDATDAFQAFHINPTLVRKFLKPLLIGELAPGEPSQDRDKNSQLVEDFRTLRKTAEDMNLFRASPWFFSLYLTHIIAMEALAWLMVSYFGTGWITTLILACILATSQAQAGWLQHDFGHLSVFKKPVWNHIVHKFVIGHLKGASANWWNHRHFQHHAKPNIFRKDPDVNMLHIFVLGDSQPVEYGKKKLKYLPYNHQHEYFFLIFPPLLIPVYFQIQIISTMIRRRFWADLAWAASYYMRYFITYIPFYGVLGSLFLLTFVRFLESHWFVWVTQMNHIPMEIDSEKHRDWLSSQLAATCNIEQSFFNDWFTGHLNFQIEHHLFPTMPRHNFWKVKPLVKSLCAKYGVQYEEKSLGKAFVDIIGSLKKSGDLWLDAYLHK; this is encoded by the exons ATGGGGAAAgggggggagaaaggagaggagtCAGGGGAGCGGGAGGCGCAGCTCCGCTTCTACACCTGGGAGGAGATCCAGAAGCACAACTTGAGGACGGACAAGTGGCTGGTGATAGAGCGCAAGGTGTACAATGTCACCAAGTGGGCAAACAGACACCCTGGGGGCCACCGAGTGATCAGCCACTGCGCCGGCGAAGATGCCACG GATGCATTCCAAGCCTTTCATATCAATCCCACTTTGGTGCGAAAGTTTCTCAAGCCATTACTTATCGGAGAACTTGCTCCAGGGGAACCCAGCCAGGACCGAGACAAGAAT TCCCAGTTGGTGGAGGATTTCCGGACCTTGAGGAAGACAGCAGAGGATATGAACTTATTCAGAGCAAGCCCTTGGTTCTTCTCCCTTTACTTGACCCATATCATCGCAATGGAAGCTTTGGCTTGGTTAATGGTTTCATACTTTGGTACAGGCTGGATCACAACTCTCATCCTTGCCTGCATCCTTGCAACTTCCCAG gCCCAGGCAGGTTGGCTGCAACATGACTTTGGACACCTTTCTGTCTTTAAGAAGCCTGTGTGGAACCACATAGTCCACAAGTTTGTGATTGGGCACCTGAAG GGGGCCTCTGCAAACTGGTGGAACCACCGTCACTTCCAACACCATGCCAAGCCCAATATATTCAGGAAAGACCCAGATGTGAACATGCTGCATATTTTTGTGCTTGGAGATTCACAGCCCGTTGAG TATGGCAAGAAGAAGCTGAAGTACCTGCCTTACAATCATCAGCACGAGTACTTCTTCCTCA tCTTCCCACCTCTGCTCATCCCTGTGTATTTCCAAATCCAAATCATCTCGACCATGATCAGGCGCAGGTTCTGGGCG GACCTGGCCTGGGCCGCTAGTTACTACATGCGCTACTTCATCACGTACATCCCATTCTATGGCGTTCTGGGATCCCTGTTTCTCCTCACTTTTGTCAG GTTTCTGGAGAGTCACTGGTTTGTGTGGGTCACTCAGATGAATCACATTCCAATGGAAATTGATAGCGAGAAGCACAGAGATTGGCTCAGTTCTCAG CTGGCAGCCACTTGCAATATTGAGCAATCCTTTTTCAATGACTGGTTCACCGGGCACCTGAATTTCCAAATCGAGCACCA CCTGTTTCCAACGATGCCACGGCACAATTTCTGGAAGGTTAAACCTTTGGTGAAGTCATTATGTGCCAAGTACGGAGTCCAGTATGAAGAGAAGTCTCTTGGAAAAGCATTCGTAGACATCATTGG gTCCCTAAAGAAATCTGGAGATCTCTGGCTGGATGCCTACCTCCATAAGTGA